In Fibrobacter sp. UWB15, the following proteins share a genomic window:
- the leuB gene encoding 3-isopropylmalate dehydrogenase, whose protein sequence is MSKNYKIAVLPGDGIGPEVMKEAVRVLDVVSKKFGFDVNAEWANVGGAAYDESGSPLPESTLKLGEASDCILFGSVGGPKWEHLPPNLQPERGALLPLRKHFKLFCNLRPARVYKELAGACPLRADIVGDGFNILTVRELTGDVYFGQPKGREGVPGSKEEIGFDTMKYSRYEVERIARFAFDAAMLRNKKVASIDKANVLTTSVLWREVVNEVIKDYPELTLEHLYVDNAAMQLLKRPREFDVLLCPNLFGDILTDECAMLTGSMGLLPSASIAEGSFGLYEPAGGSAPDIAGKGIANPLAQILSVALMLRYTFKEEEAAKAIEAACEKVIAQGFRTGDIYQEGCTKVGTTGMGDAIIAALA, encoded by the coding sequence ATGAGCAAGAATTACAAGATTGCAGTGCTTCCGGGCGACGGTATCGGCCCCGAAGTCATGAAAGAAGCTGTCCGCGTGCTGGACGTGGTTTCCAAGAAGTTCGGCTTCGACGTGAACGCCGAATGGGCAAACGTCGGTGGTGCCGCCTACGACGAAAGCGGTTCTCCGCTGCCGGAAAGCACCCTCAAGCTGGGCGAAGCTTCTGACTGTATTCTTTTCGGTTCTGTGGGTGGTCCGAAGTGGGAACACCTCCCCCCGAACCTGCAGCCGGAACGCGGTGCACTTCTGCCGCTCCGTAAGCACTTCAAGCTTTTCTGCAACCTCCGCCCGGCCCGCGTCTATAAGGAACTCGCAGGCGCATGCCCGCTCCGCGCTGACATCGTTGGCGACGGCTTCAACATCCTCACCGTCCGCGAACTGACGGGTGACGTTTACTTTGGCCAGCCGAAGGGCCGCGAAGGCGTTCCGGGCTCCAAGGAAGAAATCGGCTTTGACACCATGAAGTACAGCCGCTACGAAGTCGAACGCATTGCCCGCTTCGCCTTTGACGCCGCCATGCTCCGCAACAAGAAGGTCGCCTCCATCGACAAGGCCAACGTGCTCACCACGAGCGTGCTCTGGCGCGAAGTCGTGAACGAAGTCATCAAGGACTACCCGGAACTGACTCTCGAACACCTCTACGTGGACAACGCTGCCATGCAGCTCCTGAAGCGCCCGCGCGAATTCGACGTGCTGCTCTGCCCGAACCTCTTCGGCGACATCCTCACCGACGAATGCGCCATGCTCACCGGTTCCATGGGTCTCCTCCCGTCCGCTTCTATCGCCGAAGGTTCTTTCGGCCTCTACGAACCGGCCGGTGGTTCCGCTCCGGACATCGCGGGCAAGGGTATCGCTAACCCGCTCGCACAGATTCTCTCCGTGGCTTTGATGCTTCGCTACACCTTCAAGGAAGAAGAAGCGGCCAAGGCTATCGAAGCTGCCTGCGAAAAGGTGATTGCCCAGGGCTTCCGCACTGGCGACATCTACCAGGAAGGCTGCACCAAGGTCGGCACGACCGGCATGGGCGACGCTATCATAGCCGCACTTGCCTAA
- a CDS encoding endo-1,4-beta-xylanase has product MTSRILKIAPVALLCVAVSSVFALGLADGAAKFLGSTTVEGPVPSDFGTYWNQITPERQCTWRTVEQTRGTFDFSECDIPYNWAKENKATFKFHALLWASGNPSWLRDLSADETKEAITAWFDAVAERYPDLEYINVVSEARRIHSQIGSNNKIIEALGGDNEDYKFITTAFKMARERWPQAILIYNDYNTIQWERNEGIDLINTIKNNGAPVDAYGLEGNDLIVMGTGPMKCYNPDLLKNALQEIYEKTETPLLISEYNISNEIDSIQKNCFAEHIPVFMETEYVVGVTLWGYLYGQSLMQCITNPGINCCGLIRDGEDRPAMTWLKEYFNFQEDTTARDTTIADSTIAIGSSLHLQANTLQAYDVFDLNGVRLGRLRAYTMDEAVSTLQNTSDIKVQGVYMLRSVKNGTVKQVRIAR; this is encoded by the coding sequence ATGACTTCTAGAATTTTAAAAATTGCGCCTGTGGCCCTTTTGTGCGTGGCCGTGAGTAGCGTTTTCGCCCTTGGCCTTGCCGACGGTGCGGCAAAGTTCCTCGGCAGTACAACTGTCGAAGGGCCTGTCCCTTCTGACTTCGGGACTTATTGGAATCAGATTACCCCAGAAAGGCAATGCACTTGGCGAACCGTCGAACAAACTCGCGGCACCTTCGATTTTTCCGAATGCGACATCCCCTACAACTGGGCAAAAGAGAACAAGGCTACATTCAAATTTCATGCCCTATTATGGGCTTCGGGAAACCCTTCTTGGCTTAGAGACCTTAGTGCGGACGAAACAAAAGAAGCCATTACCGCGTGGTTCGATGCCGTTGCGGAGCGTTATCCGGATCTAGAATACATCAACGTGGTCAGTGAAGCCAGGCGAATCCATTCACAAATAGGCAGCAACAACAAAATTATCGAAGCCCTTGGCGGCGACAACGAAGACTATAAATTCATAACCACCGCATTCAAGATGGCCCGCGAACGCTGGCCCCAAGCAATCCTCATTTACAACGACTACAACACAATCCAGTGGGAAAGAAATGAAGGGATCGACCTAATCAATACGATCAAGAACAACGGGGCCCCAGTTGACGCCTACGGACTTGAAGGCAACGATTTGATTGTGATGGGAACCGGCCCCATGAAATGCTACAATCCAGACTTGCTCAAGAACGCCCTTCAGGAGATTTACGAGAAAACAGAAACGCCTCTACTCATTTCTGAATACAACATCAGCAATGAAATAGACAGTATTCAAAAAAACTGCTTCGCGGAACATATTCCTGTTTTCATGGAAACCGAATATGTAGTAGGAGTCACCCTATGGGGCTATCTCTATGGGCAATCCTTAATGCAATGCATCACAAACCCAGGGATTAACTGTTGCGGCCTCATCAGGGATGGTGAAGACCGCCCGGCAATGACATGGCTCAAGGAATATTTCAATTTTCAGGAAGATACCACTGCGAGGGACACGACTATTGCCGATTCCACGATTGCAATCGGCAGCAGCCTCCACCTGCAGGCGAATACCCTCCAGGCGTACGACGTATTCGACCTGAACGGCGTCCGACTCGGCCGCCTGCGCGCCTACACCATGGACGAGGCTGTTTCGACACTCCAGAATACAAGCGACATCAAGGTCCAGGGCGTCTACATGCTCCGCTCCGTGAAGAACGGCACCGTAAAGCAAGTGCGGATTGCACGGTAG
- a CDS encoding tyrosine recombinase, whose translation MSLNSNRMDAYLAFLGVERNLSPATIQSYQEDLRHFVGWLDETGLDLKDLTPEKLDEFLTLTAGQTEYSPTSIARHFSSLRGFLKYMQSQGEYDFSTESMLDRPKLGHYLPQYLTREEIDSVFESAANGKNPLRDTALFELMYSAGLRISETLNIKLSQLDLDNEWLTPIGKGNKQRLVPLGSKAKENLKAWIELGRPLTHPTTDNIILNSRGKPMTRMGAWKIVQLHTMHLSKQVSPHTFRHSFATHCLEAGMDLRVLQELLGHADISTTQIYTHIDKEFIKQEHRAHHPREQTNSYHRPIP comes from the coding sequence ATGAGCCTGAATTCGAATCGTATGGATGCCTACTTGGCGTTTTTGGGGGTAGAACGCAACTTATCCCCAGCGACGATTCAAAGCTACCAGGAAGACTTGCGGCACTTTGTCGGCTGGCTAGACGAAACCGGGCTCGACCTCAAGGATTTGACCCCCGAAAAGCTGGACGAATTCCTGACGCTCACCGCCGGACAGACGGAATACTCCCCCACATCCATCGCAAGACACTTTTCGAGCCTGCGCGGGTTCCTCAAGTACATGCAGAGTCAGGGCGAATACGACTTCAGTACGGAATCCATGCTGGATCGCCCAAAGCTCGGGCATTACCTGCCGCAGTACCTGACCCGCGAAGAAATCGACAGCGTTTTTGAAAGTGCGGCCAACGGCAAGAACCCGTTGCGAGACACCGCCCTATTCGAGCTCATGTACAGTGCCGGGCTCCGCATTTCGGAAACCTTGAACATCAAGCTCTCGCAGCTGGACTTGGACAACGAATGGCTCACACCTATCGGCAAAGGGAACAAGCAGCGCCTGGTGCCGCTCGGCAGCAAAGCCAAAGAAAATCTGAAAGCCTGGATCGAGCTTGGCAGGCCCCTCACCCACCCGACCACGGACAACATCATCCTGAATTCCCGCGGCAAGCCCATGACCCGCATGGGAGCCTGGAAAATCGTACAATTGCATACGATGCACTTGAGCAAGCAAGTTTCGCCGCATACCTTCCGGCACAGTTTTGCCACCCACTGCCTTGAAGCGGGCATGGATTTGCGCGTATTGCAGGAACTACTGGGGCACGCCGATATCAGCACAACCCAGATTTACACGCATATTGACAAGGAATTTATAAAGCAGGAACACCGTGCGCACCATCCTAGAGAACAGACAAATTCTTACCATCGGCCCATACCCTGA
- a CDS encoding sugar phosphate nucleotidyltransferase produces MKIVLPVAGNGLRLRPYTENVPKCLLPVAGKTILDWIVEDSLSLKPTETIFITGYKAEAVDSFLEKRPAWGKTRAVVQSNPQGLGEAISLALPYVDDDEPVLIILGDTLFEADLSILHNVDENILYTYKVEDPRRFGVAVTDSTGRITRLVEKPQEFVSDEAIVGIYYIKDTKVLKQSLKYLMDNNIRTKNEFQLTDALQMMLEKGCHFRTAPVQKWLDCGLAETLLETNAHVLKRIDNSASVNLPGVKVIAPCYIGKGAKITNSTIGPNVSVGDDCVIENSTISNAVLWDSVKVSGQTIDNVILHE; encoded by the coding sequence ATGAAGATTGTTCTGCCCGTCGCTGGAAACGGACTGCGTCTGCGGCCTTACACCGAGAATGTGCCGAAGTGCTTGCTGCCTGTTGCCGGTAAGACGATTTTGGATTGGATTGTTGAAGATTCCCTGAGCCTGAAGCCCACGGAAACGATTTTTATTACCGGCTACAAGGCTGAGGCTGTAGACTCTTTTTTGGAAAAGCGCCCTGCTTGGGGTAAAACCCGTGCTGTGGTCCAGTCCAATCCCCAGGGCCTGGGCGAAGCGATCAGCCTCGCACTGCCTTACGTGGATGATGACGAACCGGTCCTGATTATTCTGGGTGACACCCTTTTTGAAGCGGACCTTTCCATTCTCCATAATGTGGACGAAAACATCCTTTACACCTATAAGGTCGAGGACCCGCGCCGATTTGGTGTAGCCGTGACCGACAGTACCGGTCGTATTACCCGCCTGGTCGAAAAACCCCAGGAATTCGTGAGTGACGAAGCCATTGTGGGTATCTACTACATTAAGGATACCAAGGTGCTCAAGCAGAGTCTCAAGTACCTGATGGATAACAATATCCGCACCAAGAACGAATTCCAGTTGACAGACGCTCTCCAGATGATGCTTGAAAAGGGCTGCCATTTCCGTACCGCTCCGGTGCAAAAGTGGCTGGACTGCGGCCTGGCAGAAACCTTGCTCGAAACCAACGCCCACGTGCTCAAGCGTATCGACAATTCCGCCTCGGTGAATCTCCCTGGCGTGAAGGTGATCGCTCCGTGCTACATCGGCAAGGGCGCAAAGATTACGAATAGTACCATCGGCCCGAACGTGTCAGTGGGCGACGACTGCGTCATCGAGAACAGCACGATCAGCAACGCCGTATTGTGGGATTCCGTCAAGGTAAGCGGCCAGACGATTGATAACGTCATCCTTCACGAGTAA